Part of the Polyodon spathula isolate WHYD16114869_AA chromosome 30, ASM1765450v1, whole genome shotgun sequence genome, aaataaaaagcagcactATAATCTGCAGTAGTCCTTccatctgttttcattttagaccCTATTGCAGttgattgtgttgttttaaacacTTTGATCAGTGGTAGAAACAAGACCTCAAATTGTGTTAGTTCCATGCCATGTTTTACTGTAAGATTGTTTAGCTACAAAGTATAGCGAAGATGATTAAATAAACCCTGGAATGGCTTATACTTTCAAGCACTGGGTCATTTTGGCTATTGTGGCTTTGCATTTCAAGCtgagtttgttttgggttttcttttttcactGCCAGGTAATAAACATACATTTGTCCATACaagaatgtatgtgtgtgtgtgttcccattAATCAGCGATTCCTCTGTACAAAAGCTGGTGCGCTCAACCACTACCACTGTTCTGCATAAACTGTGTTTGAAATATGGCAGAGAAAACCCTATGCAGAAGGTTGTAGTTAATCGGTCTGACCAGAAAGTTCATTGATATTTTTGAGAGCTCAGGTGTGATGGAGGTGTCCCCTTGCCTTTCCAGGTATCACCCTGTCTGAGTATTTCCGTGACATGGGCTACAACGTCAGCATGATGGCCGACTCCACCTCTCGGTGGGCGGAGGCTCTTCGTGAGATCTCGGGACGCCTCGCTGAGATGCCTGCCGGTGAGTCCACACCTCCTTTCTCTGTTCACTTGATACACATACTCTGTGTATGTTctgctttgtaatgtttttaacacTGTTGCTATTGGATTCATACACTTTATGTATCATAGCATTTGTATGAACGATGCGCTGCTCAACATTGTCTTTTCAGTTTCGGACCAAACTTAAAGGTTGTGACTAAGGAACTGGTGGCATATcagaaaaattactttttaaagcaaaatgaacTTTAATTAAATAGTTCTAAGTTGTGCCAAAAATATATATCCAAATAGGCATAGATGTACATGTAAGCACATTAGATTAGTTTACTGGCGTAATATTTTGAGATTCAGTTATCTTCTCTACACTGCTAGGTCTATTTGCAGTTTTGTATGCTGCACTCAGCAGTGTTGAAAGTTAAAGgaactgctgtttttaaatctttgtttttgctttttgttttctagacaGTGGTTATCCTGCCTACCTGGGTGCCCGCCTGGCCTCTTTCTACGAGCGTGCGGGCAGAGTGAAGTGTTTGGGTAACCCTGAGAGAGAGGGCAGCGTCAGCATTGTTGGGGCGTGAGTACAGTAAACATCCTGGGCAGGGTGGGCTCCAGTGACTGCTCCACTGGGAAGGGGAGGCTGCTGCTGGGCCAGCATTCAGAAACTCAGGCCTGAAACGTCACTGAGAATTCGGCTCGAGTCGCAGTGTTGTGGTTTGGAATAAACACCAAAAATTAAAAGTATTGCtgaaaaaatagtaattttttaACAGAATTTGATATCCCAACCTGGAgcgtcctccgaagcgtgtgctgtcagtcggccgcttctttacacactgcaggcccaccatgcagccaacccagagctacagcgtcggaggacaacgcagctctgggcagcttacaggcaagcccgcaggcgcccgacCAGACTACATTAAGTTGTGGGTTGTCAAGTTTTTCCAGGACAGCCAGTGAACCAGTCAATACATACGACTTCTGCATAATTCCTTTCTTGGTAAGCCTGTGCTTGCCTATGGTCTATTTCATTAGAATCATAAGCAATGGCAGGTTTTTGTAGAATTACTTGTTAACtagaatacttttttatttttgaataactgGTGTTTTGTTCATgcgtgtttatttaatttttttggcagtgtgtctccccctggtggtgacTTCTCAGATCCAGTTACATCAGCCACACTTGGTATTGTACAGGTAAATAGATCCATTGAACTGCAGTATAGTGTAAGGAAGCAATAGAATTGATATTGTCAACACTGGTTAAAAAAGTAACACtctttatatgtaaaaaaactacaatatgtGACACTACCTGGAGGCATCATGGGTTGAAATCACCAAAAATGGAGTTTTCCCTTTTTGACTGGTTGTGACTGAACTTACAGTGGTGGTTCTGTCTAGTTTGCTCGCTGTGTGTCTCTTACCCACAGAGTGATGAACCGGTTTGAGATTTTCATATACTCAGAACACACCTTCATAGCTGTCGTGGAATCTATGACTGAGTTAAGGCCTGTAGAAAACCAGTACAGAACATGATTATTGCATTATcctcacaaatccaagcagctgtttcttcacttgtttaacttggaatggtaaatgagcccaatcaacaccaatgactgTCACCTATGGAGAATCCGAATAATTGATTTGTGCAGCTCTAGGACACAATGGCACGAGTCCCAGACTAACCTGTGAAAGGGAAGGGACTGGCTACTTGTTGCTTAGCAAGcacacctcagtcctgacctgaacccTCCGTGTTATTGAGTTTTGGGTCTCTCTCAGCAGAGTGATTTTGTGGTTAATAGCTAATTATGCTAGCGAGCCAAAATTCAGACCCAGTTGAAAGTTCTGTTTCGGCTCAATTGACCAATAGGAACGCTGCTTCTGAATGTTTTGTCAGGTGTTCTGGGGTCTGGACAAGAAGCTGGCTCAGAGGAAGCACTTCCCCTCGGTGAACTGGCTGATCAGCTACAGCAAGTACACGCGTGCCCTGGATGAGTACTATGACAAGCACTTTGCAGAGTTTGTGCCTCTGCGCACCAAAGCCAAGGAGATCCTGCAGGAAGAGGAGGACCTGGCTGAGATCGTGCAGCTCGTCGGCAAGGTCACACTTTATGCATTTGTTACATTGCCCGGTCCTCTCGCTTGACTTTTCCATTCACTTTTCTCCTGCCTTAAACTAGCCCATATTAAGTTTACACACCCAAATCCTCTGTACATTTTGGCAATATCTAAAGCTCTTTTCTGCACTCTCAAAGAGCCTTTTAAatgttgaaagaaacacatgttttgtaGGCTTCCTTGGCTGAGACCGATAAAATCACTCTGGAAGTGGCCAAGCTGATCAAAGATGACTTCCTCCAGCAGAACGGATACACTCCATATGACAGGTGCAACAACTATAACCCTTCTTTCTTTTATTAGAAGTTACTGGAGTTCATGTATTTacccaatttttttaaaaaatcatagttTAGACCCATTTATAACTATGAGAGATGAAGCTCCTCCAGGCAGTGTGCTGTCCTGTATGTCATCATATGTGTGTATTGCATCTTGTGCGTTCCACAACCCAAGAAACCTGAAGTTCCTTAATGCAAAAAAgtctaaaaaacaaagaaaaaaaaacttcagtgacTTCCATAAGCATGGGCTCTTCCACTCATTTTACCCTCAGTCTCAGTACTTGCTGATTGGATACTTTAATAACTTAATTCTGCTGGGGATTTTGGGGCCTACCAATACTATCCTAATTCCGTATCGGTTAATTATTCTTTTAATGTCTGCTGTTTGTCATGTAAAGTGACGATCTGTCTGTTGGCCTGCCTACCGCTGTCCTGGTAACGGATTGTCATTTATTTTCCTCTAGATTCTGCCCATTCTACAAGACGGTGGGCATCCTGTCCAACATGATTGCGTTTTATGAAATGGCGCGCCATGCTGTGGAGACGACCGCTCAGAGCGACAACAGGATCACCTGGAGCATTATCCGCGAGAACATGGGCGAGATCCTCTACAAGCTCAGCTCAATGAAGTTCAAGGTAATTGACCACACACCTTGCTGTCTACCCTCCTGGCAGTAAAAACTGTATTCGTCATATTGCATCATCATTTATTCGTATTTGGTGCCATTGTTGCCACTTATCGGTGTAGCTTAAAAATTTAGAAACTTCACATTGTTGGGTTTGGTTATGATCATCTCCTTTGATGGAAAATCTAGTTAAATAGAGGGTTTCCCTTTCTCAGTGTCTTGGGAGCTCTTTCTCCCCCAACATCCCAACCTCCATTCTTGGAGCTGTATCTCCCTTACTGGGTTTTAGCTGGTTTTCATCGCCCATCCTTGTTTGTTGTCAGAGTCTCACCTCAGTTGCACAAATGGCTTTTCCAGTTGGTTTCAATGCATTCCTCGTTATTCAGAACTCCATTTACACCTCAGCTGAGTTTTGGTCCCTGTGTAATAACTTCTTTCTCTGACTTGTCAGCCTTTTCGTTTACAGTTAACAAATGTTTGTTACATTTCAGGACCCGGTGAAGGAAGGGGAAGAGAAGATCAAGGCAGATTATGCCCAGCTCCTTGAAGACATGCAGACAGCCTTCCGCAGCCTGGAAGATTAATTCACCTCACCACCATCTCAGACCTTCAGATTTCCCTGTGCAGTGCAGtatttggacaaaaaaaaaaaaaaaaaatatattatatattttttttttaatatttcctttttaatagGTCTTGCAGTAACTCAACATTCCTTTTTGTTCCATGGTGTGctagggttttttgttttatttattttgccaaacATGGTATTTGCATTAGATACCCTGTTTACATTTGTCAAAACATAGTTTTACATTGTCGCCAGCTAACGTGGCATGTGTTGAAGGTGCAAAAAGCAGATATTAAAACACTACAGCAGTGTTGCAGTAATGTTTTTAGTATATCTCTGTTGTTAAATGGCACTCTGTACATGTGATAACCATCAGGCATGTTAGTCAGTCAAATCGTGTTGTATTTTGTGCATTAAGGTATATTGCAAACAAGGATTATTTAACACTaccagcaaaataaaatgttaattattcacAGTAAAGTAAAGCAGACCCTCATAAGTAACACAGATCTGTGCGTTGCAGACAAGGAAggctttattttacaataaatgtagGTAGTTTGTATTTAAGAGTTCCTGTAAAAGGTGTATTACACTTGAAACTGTACACACATTAAGTCCTTTGCAAGCTTATTTCAGCTATGGAGCAACGTGTACATTTAGGGCATCTTATATCTGTGACCTCAGTACACAAAATGGGTGTCATTTGTCGTGATGACCATCCTGATTTTCCATTCATAGCTGGTTTGACAGTCATTCAAAAAGGACCCCAGCTGGGTACTGGTCCTGTAATCCTGCAGCTGCAAGCTCCTCCCTCCTGCACACCATTCTGCCGGGTCGCTCTGAACTCTGTCCAAGTTCCGTCTTGTAATTCAGAAGCGTctgaaaacttgatttaaagACCTTTTTATCTTTTACATGATGTTGTCATCTCACAGCTCTTACTGTAGAATTAAAACCGTGGATGTACTTATTAATGCTCATTTGACCTTTACAGTTTAAACACAAGGGATGCAACACATCTGTATTTATTGCAGGCCAGTAATGGAAGCCTGTTTTATGGTTCTGTATTTCGGatgttgtaatgtttttgtttctgatttattgttttttcactgtttagtcgctgtgtttgctgtgtgttttggtgcaCAGTGGAGTGCACTCGTTGATTTTCTTGTCTTCAGTGGTACGTGTGTAAAGTTGTTTGAGTCCCAAAGATTAAAGTGGAGACAATGATCTAGGGTGCACTGTTTTATTATTGTCTTTCTACACCTGTGCATCTTAACCACATTTAGCTTCTATCAGCTGGCTGCTCCCATCTCCTACATGTATTTAGACTTTGTTAGTGTTAGACTTGACATTTACATAGTACTAAAAGGATACTAAGCCAATTTTATTTCACATTACTTTTTTCTTCACTGTCTTTTCCATATACAAGTGAATGCTGTCCACACATAGTCTTTTACACACTTACATGTTGCAGTAATCTATAAAAAGTGATGAAGGGCTTCTATTATGGCTATTGTGTTTGGATACAAGGATTCCTGatttgttagtttaaatatttaaacatgcttAATACAAAAATTTTAACATTTAGGAAAATAAACAGATCTAACAACGCTTGTCCTGTGAACAGTGAAAACATGAGTTTTCTTCTCATGAGAAAAATGCTTTGATTTcaaatgctttgaaatgcaaCTTCCAAACAGATCCTCCCATTAGTTTTTAGTTTACTactctcaatttaaaaaaaaaagatatgtgcaGCAGGATATTAAAACAATCTGCAATGGTACAAAACTCAAAACAGGGTCACACATCCATTCTTCCAATCCATGAAATCATATTCTTCTGCTCTATTAACAAAGTAGGAGGTTTCTAATAGGCACGACAAgtgaaaaaatgtataataaatacattcatttatttgtattaaataaaagtgTCATGAACAAAAACAAGTGCTTCTGAAACATTGTCCATGTGGTAGTAAAACATCATCGAACTGCTCGTGCTGTGAAAATAAAAGGACAAAATCATTGACAGTACATCAAATAACCTGAATAACGAGGGCAGTGGAAGCAGTCTGGAGAGTTGATTTTCTGGATAATTAAAGCACACTTGGTAAGTAACAGGGACGCATTGTAGGACTGCTTGCGCCTAGTTTAGCTTGCTTTAAAAGCAGAACTCTGCCTGCTATTAACCTATGTAACATGCAAAACCCAATTTAATGTTTAACACaggaataaatcaaataaatacctgTTTTCATGGGAACAGGTGGTGGCCTGATTAATTGCCTTCCAGATACTGTCCTCAGTACTATAGCTACAAACGTGAAGGCAGCAGGTCTATATTCCACATACAGTAATGTACACATCTTGTTTACTCATCAAGACAGTATCCCCCTCAGTTTTAAGGGGAGGAGTGATATAATTCACACTAGAGCGTGTGTATGTGCCACCTGTGACTGTTGTTTTAAAATCTGAGTTGGATTTTTCTGGCCACCTTATTTGATATGTAGGCACTGCTGTCACTGGATATATCTGAGTTTCATTTAACAGCAGTCTAAACCAACCAAAGGGGCTTCAGAAGGCTGTACACTAAAGCTTTACATcttgtgaataaaaaacaaaacaaaaccaggaatAATGAGCTTTACTGACCTGCGGGTATCTATTTCTTGAAACACACAAACTTCTTCCTGAACTGGGGCACTATGATCGCCACCAGTCCCACAGTGACCCCCACAGCTGCAACCACCACTCCGATAATTGTCCCGATTGACTCCTCCATCCCGAACAAGCCTAGGAGAGCACACGATCACAATCACTTCTCCCTTTGTGTAGTTAAACTAAACTGCAATGTCTTGGTAGCTTCCCGGTTTCTTTAGGTGCAGCAACAAAACCTGCAGCACTCATCTCCATGTTGGACCTGCTGGTTTTGTTGATGGGCACGTTTGCTGACCGTTTGTTCCCCATTCTCAGTTTCCTTTCTAAATATCTTGGTGTGTCTAACAAGATAATCCATTTCAATTAGCAAGACACCCGGCAACTTCAGTAGCAACCGTAATGACATATTTTTGTCTTCACCTGTGTAGCAGTGAATATTGAGTGAGCATCCCATAATGAGTCATCATTCATAGAAACTATTTGGGGTTAGCTTGTTCATTAAAATCATGTGTATATACTTGAGGAGATATTATTTATTCAGGGATAGTAAGATTGATAGCAAGGAACTGGTCTGAGAACCCTAACTTGCTTGTTTGTGATGCTTGGGGATAGGGAATGAAGGCCTGTCTTTACCCCtagcaccacaaaccagcaagggttgaactgtactgtactgacaaAGTTGCTGCTAATTTTGTGAATGTCTAAAGGTGATCAATATAATACAAGTGCATGTATTACTAGCTGCAAAGGTTAATTGCTACTATTACTGTTTATGATGCATACTTTTTTCCAGGCATGTTCTTGAACTGATATGTTTCTGCCCGAACCATACTGTACATGAAATGCCTTGTGAGACAGTTAAACTGCTGTTCAAACATACTCTGATATTTGTGCAAAATTACTGAATGCAGCAGGTTTTcttaaacgtatttatttattttttttatcacaatatgACATATAATCCAGCAATCTGGAAACCTGTGAATACCTGGGGAAAGGTTAAACTGTtaagaatgaaaactaacaatGCGAAAGAGAAAGTGCCTTAATTCTCCAGGTTGTGAGGGTGTTAACTAGGCTGGATTGATCCATTTGTCCTGTTCAGGTCTGTTACATTTGTTTGTTATATGAAACCGGAAAGTACTTTCAGATCGCCCTGGGTTGGAAAGCAAGCTAAAGGATAACCAATCTTCACCAAAACAActcaaacaaatgtaaaaatgacaaaaatgccaGTTTTGTTATTGCTTGATCTTTTTAAAGAGTATATATTCAAAACTTGATTGGCAACCTACTTGTCTGGCTTAATGATTAAACGATCTCTGATATAACTCCTCGTGCCACACCTTACCACATTGGACAAAAGCTTACCCGATCTTTTCCTGACACTCAGCTTTGTGCCGTCTCCTTCTAAAGTACTTCCATTGGGTAGTGTCACAGAGCAAATGTAAATGCCATAATCGCTTGACGTGACGTTGAGAAGGGTCATGGAGGCGACGCCTGTGCCAAGCCAATCCCCGTTCAAGAACACTCTGCCCAAATAGCCCTCCTCCTTTGTTTCATTCCCGACCAGGACCGTCAGTGTCTCCTCACTCTTCTTGTTATACCACGTCACAGACAAATTCTTGGAATCAAAGTGACCACTCTGGGTAAACTGGCACG contains:
- the si:ch211-137i24.12 gene encoding immunoglobulin superfamily member, coding for MSLLTSKIFVSPFPQLLIAAFIAVLIQGNHVANSATVTIQTQGDGASETAQNIALQPHGVTPDQHTNTTSEPEPKSEPSVSQSPPTEKAVEGENLVFSCQFTQSGHFDSKNLSVTWYNKKSEETLTVLVGNETKEEGYLGRVFLNGDWLGTGVASMTLLNVTSSDYGIYICSVTLPNGSTLEGDGTKLSVRKRSGLFGMEESIGTIIGVVVAAVGVTVGLVAIIVPQFRKKFVCFKK